The genome window TCGGCTCAGGTGACAGCGCGATCCGTTTCAGGAGTGTTATTGAGCAGGAGGCCATTTGGCGAACTCCTCGACAGAAAAAATTCTATGACTTGGACATGAAACAGGACGTAGGAGGTGGCGTATTATCTACGCCATAATACCCGCTCGAGGGGGTTCAAAAGGCGTTCATAGAAAGAACGCTCGACTTCTAGGAAGGGAACCGCTGATTGCCCACACGATCAGGGCTGCTCGAGAGTGCCCTCATGTTCAGCGGTGTATCGTGAGCACAGAGGATCCTGAAATCAGCTCGATAAGTGAAGCTTGGGGTGCAGACGTGATTGAGCGACCTCCCCACCTGTCTGGGGATCTCGTTCGGACAGAAGAGGTCTTGGTCCATTGCCTAGGTGTAATTGATAGGGTGGAGGGGGGGGTGCCTCAGTACGCCGTCTTGCTTCAGCCCACCTCACCACTCCGCACCTCGGGTCATCTGACTGAGTGTATCGAGAGATTCCTGGCAACTGCAGCCCGCTCTGCGATCGGCGTAACCGATGTTGAGCATCACCCCTATAGGACCTTCACCTACGATCAGGGTGAAATCACCCCTCTCTTTGGCAAAGATGTACTGACTCAACCACGCCAAGTACTGCCCAGAGTGGTAAGGCACAATGGTTCCATCTACCTCTTTGATTCCCTCGAGTTCCTTCGACAGAAGACCTTGTTTCTGAAGCCCTGTGTACCCTTTATGATGTCGCAAGAAGACAGCATTGACATTGACACCGAATATGACTTTCTCCTGGCAGAACTGATTCTTGCCCAGAGAAGTCGGTTCCCTCAGCCAAGACAAAGCACTTGATTGAACAGCCAAGATTAACTTCTCGGCTGGCAGCTTAGTGGCACTCTCCGGGCACTTGGGGCCGTGCTGTAGCCGCATCGACGATTGACCGCAGCTGCTGGAGCCTTTGCTGGGCAGTATGCTCCCTTGTTACGTACTCATAATTGCGTGCAGCAATTCCGTTTCTGTACTCCCTGTCCAGGATCAGCTTATCACAGATCCCTGCAAATTCCTCATAGGTTCTGGGAACCAGCGTGAAGTCGTCTGGGAAACGATCCGAGTACTCGGGACCTGTTGGCGTGAATCCCACGGGCACCGCTCCACAAGATGCCGCCTCGAGATATCTGTGGGTCAACGGGCTTACTGACCCTGTGCGTAGAGGGTTGGTTCTGTCTGGAGGTGAGACCAGCGCGATCCGAGTCTGGCGCAACACAGCGAGTAGGGTATCGTAGGAAAGCTGCCACCGCTTGGACTCCCACGGAAGCCTGTCGAAGTAGTATATGCCTTGGTGGTTTCTTCTCTCGTACAGATAACTCCTCAGACTATCTTTGGCGTACTTGAGGCACCAGGTGTGCAAAGTTGCATCCCTTCGACCCACCTGGATGATGTCATACTGCCTTTCAGGGGTAGGGCGAATGGGGTCTGAGATGAAGACAGGGAACAGATAGATCTTCGCCAATGATGATCTTGGCACGGCTCTTTCCAGGTGGTAGAGCGAATGACCAAAAGCGACAAGGAGCACGTCGATGCTTGGGATCATCTGCGCCACCCGATCTATCCGTGATTCCCAAGCGTCGATCACATAGACCATAATCAGCCCACCGTGACTCCTGTGCGAGCCCACCAAGTCGAGATCCGAGGTGTTGAGGCAGAAGTAGAGAACATCGCTCTCAGTTGACCGAGATAGCAGTGACTGCAAAGTTCTGTACACGGTGTCTGCCACCCGACCAGCGATCACGGTCTTCTTGAGCCTCGGGTGCCTCAACACCCGAGCCAGAAGCGACTCCACTTTTCGGATAGTCACGATCCTTGAATTACCAGCGGCTGAATTGAGAGCATCCTCACATTGCTCAATAACGCTGTGGCTTGGGGAAGATGCTACTTCACGAAAGGACACTATCGTCAGCGCCCGGCTACTGGGCGCTGTCTGTAGCTTCTCAGTCATTGCACACACTCCCCCTGGTTGCAGCTTCAGTAGCAGCCGGCCCGGGACGACTCGGGGAGGATGCGTGGCCAACAAGCTAGTCTTGGCAGAGCGGTACCCATGTTAGCCGCATCCGGGCTTACCTGAAGCCCTAGCTCTCAGCAACCAAGCGCGCACCTTTCTAAGAAACGGACGTAGGCTGAACAGGTCAATTAGAATCCAAGGCCATATCCTTAGCTCGATTGGCGTGATCAACCGACCACTGTGCGCTCTGGCCGAACCAATTGTCTCCAGGCTCTTGGCGAGGTGATCAACATTGGGCCCATAGGACAACGTACCCTGGTAGACCCTCCAATTGCCCAGGTGAGCGTCGATGTGATGGATCTTGTAGTGCTTAGCGAATCTCCTCCAGAGGTCCCAGTCGCCGTTCCATCGGAGGGCCGTGTCTAACAATCCCACACGCGCAAGGCACACCCGCCTAAAGAAGCAGCTCTGAGTCGGTATGAAGTCGCGGTGGTAGAAGAGTCTTGCTCTATCATAGGGTTCGGCGTGAAACCCGATGAGTCGGCCGTTCTCATCGATCTTCCCTCCTTCACCATACAGCACGTCAACCTCAGGACGCTCGCGAAGATACCGGCCAACAGTGTGCAAGGCACCTAGTTCATAGGTGTCGTCCGCATTGAGCCAGCCTATGAAATCGCCTGTCGCCTCCAGCAAGCCCTTGTTCACCGCATGATTCAGACCGAAGTCAGGCTCAGAAGTGTAGTGAACACGGTCTGCGTACTTTCGTATGATATCGAGCGTTCCATCTACTGAGCCCCCGTCTATTATCAAAAACTCTAGCTTCGGGTACATCTGGTTGATAACGCTACGGATTGCCTCTTCAATGAACCTGGATTGGTTCAACGCAGGCATTATGATGGAGATACTTGGCAGTTCCGACATGCAAGCTACCCTCCGATCTCACCTTTTCGCCTAAGGTTCAGGGCAACCCATAGCAGACCCCACGACGCGACGAGAATCCATGTGTCGGGGCTTCCCATAATAGGGTCACTGAACCATAGGAGAATCACAGCTGTCGCGTTGAAGGCGAGAATGCCTGTTACAACTGCATCCCACCGCACGCTGAGGCCACGCCTCAGCAGCCGCACTCCGGAAAGAAAGACAGCAGAGAACACAACGGCGTAGATGACAAGTCCCGGAACCCCGAAGACGAGAAGTATGTTGGCTACAGCACTATCGCTTGTAGGCCCAAGGGTCACGCCTGTCAATCGGAACACCTCGAAGTCCTGGAAGGGGATCCAGTGAAACCCTCTACCTAGAAGCACATTCCTATCAACGACATGGTCCCAG of bacterium contains these proteins:
- a CDS encoding glycosyltransferase family 2 protein; protein product: MSELPSISIIMPALNQSRFIEEAIRSVINQMYPKLEFLIIDGGSVDGTLDIIRKYADRVHYTSEPDFGLNHAVNKGLLEATGDFIGWLNADDTYELGALHTVGRYLRERPEVDVLYGEGGKIDENGRLIGFHAEPYDRARLFYHRDFIPTQSCFFRRVCLARVGLLDTALRWNGDWDLWRRFAKHYKIHHIDAHLGNWRVYQGTLSYGPNVDHLAKSLETIGSARAHSGRLITPIELRIWPWILIDLFSLRPFLRKVRAWLLRARASGKPGCG
- a CDS encoding glycosyltransferase — protein: MTEKLQTAPSSRALTIVSFREVASSPSHSVIEQCEDALNSAAGNSRIVTIRKVESLLARVLRHPRLKKTVIAGRVADTVYRTLQSLLSRSTESDVLYFCLNTSDLDLVGSHRSHGGLIMVYVIDAWESRIDRVAQMIPSIDVLLVAFGHSLYHLERAVPRSSLAKIYLFPVFISDPIRPTPERQYDIIQVGRRDATLHTWCLKYAKDSLRSYLYERRNHQGIYYFDRLPWESKRWQLSYDTLLAVLRQTRIALVSPPDRTNPLRTGSVSPLTHRYLEAASCGAVPVGFTPTGPEYSDRFPDDFTLVPRTYEEFAGICDKLILDREYRNGIAARNYEYVTREHTAQQRLQQLRSIVDAATARPQVPGECH